A genomic segment from Nocardia cyriacigeorgica GUH-2 encodes:
- a CDS encoding TetR/AcrR family transcriptional regulator, translated as MVTRTSYHHGALREALLAACLRLIETEGIAAVSLRRVAREAGVSSGAPYHHFADRAALLADLATQGFHLLGAEVTVARDSAPTPLAGLTAIADAYVRFARDNPGYFRLMFRPELSQPEKHPETRAAGEAAFAVLSDTVADCVAAGELPAGRADAIAVTLWGLAHGLASLWLDGQLDKRSALMGTTAAELVADIMGTFNALIAPGT; from the coding sequence ATGGTGACCCGGACCTCGTATCACCACGGCGCCCTGCGCGAGGCGCTGCTCGCCGCATGCCTGCGGCTGATCGAGACCGAAGGCATCGCGGCAGTGAGCCTGCGCCGCGTCGCGCGAGAGGCCGGGGTGAGTTCCGGTGCGCCCTACCACCATTTCGCCGACCGGGCTGCGCTACTGGCCGACCTGGCCACCCAGGGTTTCCACCTGCTCGGCGCCGAGGTGACCGTCGCCAGGGACAGCGCACCCACTCCCCTGGCCGGCCTGACCGCCATCGCCGACGCGTACGTGCGCTTCGCCCGCGACAATCCCGGCTACTTCCGGCTGATGTTCCGCCCGGAGCTGTCGCAGCCGGAAAAGCATCCCGAGACCAGGGCCGCGGGTGAGGCCGCCTTCGCCGTGCTGTCCGACACCGTCGCCGATTGCGTCGCCGCCGGTGAGCTACCCGCGGGCCGGGCCGACGCCATCGCGGTCACGCTGTGGGGCCTCGCGCACGGTCTGGCCTCGCTGTGGCTGGACGGGCAGTTGGACAAACGCAGTGCGCTGATGGGCACCACCGCCGCCGAACTCGTCGCCGACATCATGGGCACCTTCAATGCCCTGATCGCTCCCGGCACCTGA
- a CDS encoding SDR family NAD(P)-dependent oxidoreductase: MRRLAELGWRVFLGARDAERTHAFLPLLRKAAQPRIVMVSSGMGSLAITSDPARLESTLHSLGYPASKSALNMITSQYARALPGIQVNAADPGYTATDLNGNSGTQTVTEGADAIIRLATLGPDGPAGGYFDRAGRLPW; the protein is encoded by the coding sequence GTGCGGCGGCTGGCCGAACTGGGGTGGCGGGTGTTCCTCGGTGCGCGCGACGCCGAACGCACCCACGCATTCCTCCCGCTCCTCCGCAAGGCGGCCCAGCCGCGCATCGTCATGGTGTCCAGCGGCATGGGGTCGCTGGCCATCACCTCCGACCCGGCACGGCTGGAATCCACCCTGCACAGCCTCGGCTATCCGGCGTCGAAGTCGGCGCTGAACATGATCACCTCGCAATACGCCCGCGCCCTGCCCGGCATTCAGGTGAACGCGGCCGACCCCGGCTACACCGCCACCGACCTGAACGGCAACAGCGGGACCCAGACCGTCACCGAGGGCGCCGACGCCATCATTCGGCTCGCCACCCTCGGCCCGGACGGACCGGCCGGCGGGTACTTCGATCGCGCGGGACGGCTGCCCTGGTAA
- a CDS encoding SDR family oxidoreductase gives MGTRVLVTGATGFIAGHVIAELLDHGYAVRGTVRSLADTGKRQHLIDLAERAGGEIDFVAADLDSDTGWPAAVAGCDYVLHVASPFPSAPPDDEQEMIDTAVNGTLRVLRAAANAGTVRRVVLTSSIAAIAYGHRHDAMRTEADWTVVERSPAYQKSKTLAERAAWDFAAEHFGADGPELTVVNPGMVLGPALSAATSTSHEPVRMLLGRQVPGSPRVGWATVDVRDLALAHRLAMETPEAAGKRYICAGEHLWMRDLGRLLAEEFGPRGFRVPTRQLPDLLVRAIAVLDKTVRLTVPSLGLVERLSAERAERELGWTMRPVRESVRDTAESLLRFGVVPTPAGAHAATAEPARA, from the coding sequence ATGGGCACACGAGTACTGGTGACCGGCGCGACCGGATTCATCGCCGGGCACGTCATCGCGGAATTGCTGGACCACGGATACGCTGTGCGCGGCACCGTGCGCAGCCTCGCCGATACCGGCAAACGCCAACATCTGATCGACCTCGCCGAGCGCGCCGGCGGTGAGATCGACTTCGTGGCAGCAGATCTCGACAGCGACACCGGCTGGCCGGCCGCCGTCGCCGGCTGCGACTACGTTCTGCACGTCGCCTCGCCGTTCCCGTCGGCGCCGCCGGATGACGAGCAGGAGATGATCGACACCGCCGTCAACGGCACGCTGCGGGTGTTGCGGGCGGCCGCGAACGCGGGCACGGTGCGCCGAGTGGTGCTGACGTCCTCGATCGCCGCCATCGCCTACGGCCACCGCCACGACGCGATGCGCACCGAGGCCGACTGGACGGTCGTGGAACGCAGCCCCGCCTATCAGAAGAGCAAAACCCTCGCCGAACGCGCAGCATGGGATTTCGCCGCCGAGCATTTCGGCGCCGACGGCCCGGAGTTGACGGTGGTGAACCCGGGAATGGTGCTGGGTCCGGCCCTGTCGGCGGCCACGAGCACCTCGCACGAACCGGTGCGGATGCTGCTGGGTCGTCAGGTGCCCGGATCGCCGCGAGTGGGCTGGGCGACGGTGGACGTGCGTGACCTCGCCCTCGCGCACCGGCTGGCCATGGAGACACCCGAAGCGGCGGGCAAGCGCTATATCTGTGCGGGCGAACATCTCTGGATGCGTGACCTCGGCCGCCTGCTGGCCGAGGAGTTCGGCCCCCGCGGCTTCCGGGTACCGACCCGTCAACTGCCCGACCTGCTGGTGCGCGCGATCGCCGTGCTGGACAAGACGGTGCGGCTCACCGTGCCTTCGCTGGGACTGGTGGAACGCCTCAGCGCCGAACGGGCCGAACGCGAACTCGGCTGGACCATGCGGCCGGTCCGCGAGTCGGTCCGCGACACCGCCGAGAGCCTGCTCCGGTTCGGTGTGGTGCCGACGCCCGCGGGCGCCCACGCCGCCACCGCCGAACCTGCTCGCGCGTAA
- a CDS encoding flavin-containing monooxygenase, whose amino-acid sequence MTRHVDVLIIGAGLSGIGAACHLAKEQTGRSFAILERRTAIGGTWDLFRYPGIRSDSDMFTFGYGFRPWTGTKVLADGPSIRRYVEETAAEYGVTEHIRFGRKMVKASWSTEAGIWTVEALNEETGETEVYTSNFLIGCTGYYDYDKGYQPTFPGQERFGGRLVHPQHWPEDLDYKGKRVVVIGSGATAITLIPAMADDAEHVTMLQRSPTYIAAIPSDDPVSVGFNAARVPAALTYKLGRARNIALQRATYELSRKQPDVARKLLLSAVRLAVGPNVDMRHFTPKYNPWDQRLCVVPNGDLFKVLKSGEASIVTDTIDTFTETGIKLSSGEELPADIIISATGLNVQMLGGATLEVDGEPVATRDRVLYKGALLDGIPNAMVVLGYTNASWTLKADLAAEYFCKLLNYMRDKGYTQVVPRAEEADRSSDSLMGGALTSGYIQRGDGVMPRQGARGPWKVINNYYRDRAYLRNSPIEDDALVFTDAAGATVTGIRPASSRGVLGKAAERLIGTRTA is encoded by the coding sequence ATGACGCGGCATGTCGACGTATTGATCATCGGCGCTGGCCTGTCCGGAATCGGCGCGGCCTGTCATCTGGCCAAGGAGCAGACCGGGCGCAGCTTCGCCATCCTGGAGCGGCGCACCGCCATCGGCGGCACCTGGGATCTGTTCCGGTACCCGGGCATCCGGTCCGATTCGGACATGTTCACCTTCGGCTACGGTTTCCGTCCCTGGACCGGCACCAAGGTGCTGGCCGACGGCCCGAGCATCCGCCGCTACGTCGAGGAGACCGCCGCCGAGTACGGCGTCACCGAGCACATCCGCTTCGGCCGCAAGATGGTCAAGGCGAGTTGGTCCACCGAGGCCGGCATCTGGACGGTCGAGGCCCTCAACGAGGAGACCGGCGAGACCGAGGTCTACACCAGCAACTTCCTCATCGGCTGCACTGGCTACTACGACTACGACAAGGGCTACCAGCCCACCTTCCCCGGTCAGGAGCGCTTCGGCGGCCGGCTGGTGCACCCGCAGCACTGGCCCGAGGACCTGGACTACAAGGGCAAGCGCGTAGTCGTCATCGGTTCCGGCGCCACCGCGATCACGCTCATCCCGGCCATGGCCGATGACGCCGAGCACGTCACCATGCTCCAGCGCTCGCCCACCTACATCGCCGCCATCCCCAGCGACGACCCGGTCTCGGTCGGCTTCAACGCCGCCCGCGTGCCTGCCGCGCTGACCTACAAGCTGGGCCGCGCCCGCAATATCGCCTTGCAGCGCGCCACCTACGAGCTGTCGCGCAAGCAGCCCGACGTGGCCCGCAAGCTGCTGCTGTCGGCCGTGCGCCTGGCGGTCGGCCCGAACGTCGACATGCGCCACTTCACCCCGAAGTACAACCCGTGGGACCAGCGGCTGTGCGTGGTGCCCAACGGCGACCTGTTCAAGGTGCTGAAGTCGGGCGAGGCCTCGATCGTCACCGACACCATCGACACCTTCACCGAGACCGGCATCAAGCTGTCCTCGGGCGAGGAACTGCCCGCCGACATCATCATCAGCGCCACCGGCCTGAACGTGCAGATGCTGGGTGGCGCGACCCTCGAGGTCGACGGCGAACCGGTGGCCACCCGCGATCGCGTGCTCTACAAGGGCGCGCTGCTCGACGGCATCCCCAACGCGATGGTGGTGCTCGGCTACACCAACGCTTCCTGGACGCTGAAGGCCGACCTGGCCGCGGAGTACTTCTGCAAGCTGCTGAACTACATGCGCGACAAGGGCTACACCCAGGTCGTTCCGCGCGCCGAAGAGGCCGACCGCTCCAGCGATTCGCTCATGGGCGGTGCGCTCACCTCGGGCTACATCCAGCGCGGTGACGGCGTCATGCCGCGCCAGGGCGCGCGTGGTCCGTGGAAGGTGATCAACAACTACTACCGCGACCGCGCCTACCTGCGGAACAGTCCCATCGAGGACGACGCGCTGGTGTTCACCGACGCCGCGGGTGCCACGGTCACCGGCATCCGCCCGGCGAGCTCACGCGGTGTGCTGGGCAAGGCGGCCGAACGGCTGATCGGCACGCGCACGGCCTGA
- a CDS encoding alkaline phosphatase family protein has product MFVAPRYGTGSLSDLFPSVLAGFGVPGEQDRLGLGLGVDRVCVLLIDGLGAEALAEHAEVAPFLAGLAPAVLTAGFPTTTATSVSSLGAGVPPGEHGIVGYLLRVPGQDRLFDPLGWRLFGGQHKGDLLEQLVPEQFQPGATVFERAAAHGLTVTQVAPRYQAGSGLTRAVLRGCAFRPNFSVGDLVAGVVEALATPRSLVYAYHGELDTTGHVRGPSSESWLLELAHVDRIAADIAARMPAGSALIVTADHGMVELSDTIDFDAESGLREGVQRLGGEPRARHVYTADGATDDVHSAWRESLGNRFQVLTRAEVIDRGWFGPTVSPQVHDRIGDLVVVARGTGGVVRTQAEPLQSALPGHHGSLTPAEMNVPLRVFTS; this is encoded by the coding sequence GTGTTCGTCGCGCCCCGTTACGGAACGGGTTCCCTGTCCGATCTGTTTCCCTCCGTGCTGGCCGGGTTCGGGGTACCCGGCGAACAGGATCGGCTCGGGCTCGGGCTCGGGGTGGACCGGGTCTGTGTGCTGCTGATCGACGGTCTCGGCGCCGAGGCGCTGGCCGAGCACGCCGAGGTGGCGCCGTTCCTGGCCGGACTGGCCCCGGCCGTGCTCACGGCCGGATTCCCGACCACCACCGCGACCAGTGTCAGCTCGCTGGGTGCGGGCGTACCGCCCGGTGAGCACGGCATCGTCGGCTATCTGCTGCGCGTACCGGGCCAGGATCGGCTGTTCGATCCTCTGGGCTGGCGGCTGTTCGGCGGCCAGCATAAAGGGGATCTGCTCGAACAGCTGGTGCCCGAGCAGTTCCAGCCCGGCGCCACCGTCTTCGAACGGGCCGCGGCGCACGGCCTCACCGTCACCCAGGTGGCGCCGCGTTATCAGGCGGGTTCCGGATTGACCCGGGCGGTGCTGCGCGGCTGCGCGTTCCGGCCCAACTTCTCGGTCGGCGATCTGGTCGCCGGCGTGGTCGAGGCCCTCGCCACACCGCGCTCGCTGGTCTACGCCTACCACGGCGAACTCGACACCACCGGACATGTCCGCGGGCCGTCCTCGGAGTCATGGTTGCTGGAGCTGGCGCATGTGGACCGGATCGCCGCCGATATCGCCGCGCGGATGCCCGCCGGTTCGGCGCTGATCGTCACCGCCGACCACGGCATGGTGGAGCTGAGCGACACGATCGACTTCGATGCCGAATCCGGTCTGCGCGAGGGCGTGCAGCGGCTCGGCGGCGAGCCACGCGCCCGCCACGTCTACACCGCCGACGGCGCCACCGACGATGTGCACTCGGCCTGGAGGGAAAGCCTCGGCAACCGATTCCAGGTGCTGACCCGCGCCGAGGTCATCGACCGCGGCTGGTTCGGGCCGACGGTGTCGCCGCAGGTCCACGACCGGATCGGGGACCTGGTCGTGGTCGCGCGCGGCACCGGCGGAGTGGTACGCACGCAGGCCGAACCACTGCAATCGGCGTTGCCCGGCCATCATGGTTCGCTCACCCCGGCCGAGATGAACGTCCCGCTGCGCGTGTTCACCAGCTGA
- a CDS encoding HAD family hydrolase, with amino-acid sequence MTWTVGFDLDMTLIDSRRGVARAIDVVAAEFGLELRGAELAERLGPPLGMILADGGAPEELIPELVGRYRELYPDVVAEVPAMDGAEAAVEAVVGAGGRVVVVTGKYQPHAELHIEHLGWPVDLVVGELWSEGKAVALREQGARVFVGDHAGDMRGARAAGAYGVGVVTGPCSAEELEAAGAEVVLADLTGFPAWWAGFDGARGSARRCAHTRP; translated from the coding sequence GTGACCTGGACCGTTGGCTTCGACCTGGATATGACGCTGATCGACTCGCGGCGGGGTGTGGCGCGGGCGATTGATGTCGTGGCGGCGGAGTTCGGGCTCGAGTTGCGGGGGGCGGAGTTGGCCGAGCGGTTGGGGCCGCCGTTGGGGATGATTCTGGCTGATGGGGGTGCTCCCGAGGAGTTGATTCCGGAGTTGGTGGGCAGGTATCGGGAGCTGTATCCGGACGTTGTCGCCGAAGTTCCGGCGATGGATGGTGCGGAGGCGGCGGTCGAGGCTGTGGTGGGTGCTGGGGGCCGGGTGGTTGTGGTGACCGGGAAGTATCAGCCGCATGCCGAGTTGCATATCGAGCATCTCGGGTGGCCCGTCGATCTTGTGGTGGGTGAGCTGTGGTCGGAGGGGAAGGCGGTGGCGTTGCGGGAGCAGGGGGCGCGCGTCTTCGTCGGTGATCATGCGGGCGATATGCGCGGGGCACGAGCGGCGGGGGCGTACGGGGTGGGGGTTGTGACCGGGCCGTGCTCGGCGGAGGAATTGGAGGCAGCAGGGGCCGAGGTCGTCCTTGCGGATCTGACCGGGTTCCCGGCATGGTGGGCGGGCTTCGACGGTGCCCGGGGATCAGCTCGCCGGTGCGCGCACACGCGGCCCTGA
- a CDS encoding LLM class flavin-dependent oxidoreductase translates to MSLSFHWFLPTYGDSRGLIAGGHGTAMSGDRAASLRYLNQIGAAAEANGFEAVLTPTGAWCEDAWLTTAMLVETTETLKFLVAFRPGLISPTLAAQMAGTFQRHSRGRLLLNVVTGGEPHEQQAYGDFLDKTQRYARTGEFLDVVRQLWTSTEPVDFDGEHIRVRGALLNNRPDPVPPIFFGGSSEPAGPVAARYADTYLTWGEPLLAVSRKLDWIRGLAAERGRRLDFGLRIHVISRDTAEEAWAEADRLLAGIDPADVERVQANLARSESEGQRRMLELHGGRTDRLEIAPNLWAGVGLVRGGAGTALVGSHEEVAERIGEYARLGIDHFILSGYPHLEEAYWFGEGVLPILERKGLWRHPHRREFTSTGTPFAVSSSS, encoded by the coding sequence ATGAGCCTGTCGTTTCATTGGTTCCTGCCCACCTACGGCGACTCCCGCGGTCTCATCGCGGGCGGTCACGGCACCGCCATGTCCGGCGACCGGGCGGCGAGCCTGCGCTATCTGAACCAGATCGGTGCCGCCGCCGAAGCCAACGGTTTCGAGGCCGTGCTGACCCCGACCGGGGCGTGGTGCGAGGACGCCTGGTTGACCACCGCGATGCTGGTCGAGACCACCGAGACCCTGAAGTTCCTGGTCGCCTTCCGGCCCGGTCTGATCAGCCCCACCCTGGCCGCGCAGATGGCGGGCACCTTCCAGCGGCATTCGCGCGGTCGGCTGTTGCTCAACGTGGTGACCGGCGGCGAACCGCATGAGCAGCAGGCCTACGGCGATTTCCTCGACAAGACCCAGCGCTACGCGCGCACGGGTGAATTCCTCGACGTCGTCCGGCAGTTGTGGACCTCGACCGAGCCGGTGGATTTCGACGGCGAGCACATCCGGGTGCGCGGGGCGCTGCTGAACAACCGGCCCGATCCGGTGCCGCCGATCTTCTTCGGTGGCTCATCCGAACCGGCCGGTCCCGTGGCCGCCCGGTATGCCGACACGTACCTCACCTGGGGTGAGCCGCTGCTGGCGGTGAGCCGCAAACTCGACTGGATTCGCGGGCTGGCGGCCGAGCGCGGGCGCCGGCTCGATTTCGGGCTGCGCATCCACGTCATCAGCCGCGACACCGCCGAGGAAGCCTGGGCCGAAGCCGACCGGCTGCTGGCCGGCATCGATCCGGCCGATGTGGAGCGGGTACAGGCCAATCTCGCGCGCAGCGAGTCCGAGGGACAGCGGCGCATGCTCGAACTGCACGGCGGCCGCACCGACCGGCTCGAGATCGCGCCCAATCTGTGGGCGGGTGTCGGGCTGGTGCGCGGTGGTGCGGGCACCGCGCTGGTCGGCTCGCACGAGGAGGTGGCCGAGCGGATCGGCGAATACGCCCGCCTGGGCATCGACCATTTCATTCTCTCCGGTTACCCGCATCTGGAAGAGGCGTACTGGTTCGGTGAAGGAGTGCTGCCGATTCTGGAGCGGAAGGGGCTGTGGCGGCATCCGCATCGGCGTGAATTCACCTCCACTGGGACGCCTTTCGCGGTGTCTTCCAGTAGCTGA
- a CDS encoding LLM class F420-dependent oxidoreductase, protein MSAQREFRFGVNMVVPESRQAWIAKCRRAEAQGYDVVGVADHLGLPAPFPSIVLGAEATERVRLNTFVLNTPFYNPVLLARDVAGVDQFTDGRVELGLGAGYVQAEFEAAGIPFGTGGQRVAHLENTVATLRKLLADPEYQPRPVQPVGPPLLIAGWGDRLLKLAATQADVVGFTGAASGTGGTLTLADVASTHDRVRYVRGLLGERADAVELNILLQAVVPPSERAALLDKYGSVLPEGDPEELPTLLFGTPAEMAQRLRERRDEYGISYITVLEPYMDAFAPVIEQLR, encoded by the coding sequence GTGAGTGCGCAACGTGAGTTCCGGTTCGGTGTGAATATGGTGGTCCCGGAGTCGAGGCAGGCGTGGATCGCCAAATGCCGGCGGGCCGAAGCGCAGGGCTACGACGTGGTCGGGGTGGCCGACCATCTCGGGCTGCCCGCGCCGTTCCCGTCGATCGTGCTCGGCGCCGAGGCCACCGAACGGGTCCGGCTCAACACGTTCGTCCTGAACACACCCTTCTACAACCCCGTGCTGCTGGCGCGCGATGTGGCGGGGGTGGATCAGTTCACCGACGGACGTGTCGAACTCGGCCTGGGCGCCGGGTATGTGCAGGCAGAGTTCGAGGCGGCGGGCATCCCGTTCGGCACCGGCGGCCAGCGGGTCGCCCACCTCGAGAACACCGTCGCCACGCTGCGGAAACTGCTCGCCGACCCCGAGTACCAGCCGCGGCCGGTGCAGCCGGTCGGGCCGCCGCTGCTGATCGCGGGCTGGGGTGACCGGCTGCTGAAGCTGGCCGCCACCCAGGCCGACGTCGTCGGTTTCACCGGCGCTGCCTCCGGGACCGGTGGGACGCTGACATTGGCCGACGTCGCAAGCACCCACGATCGGGTGCGGTACGTGCGGGGGCTACTGGGCGAGCGCGCCGACGCGGTCGAGCTCAATATCCTGCTGCAAGCGGTGGTGCCGCCGAGCGAACGCGCGGCCCTGCTGGACAAGTACGGGTCCGTGCTGCCCGAGGGCGACCCCGAGGAGCTGCCCACCCTGCTGTTCGGCACCCCGGCCGAGATGGCGCAGCGGTTGCGTGAACGCCGCGACGAGTACGGCATCTCCTATATCACCGTGCTCGAGCCGTACATGGATGCGTTCGCGCCGGTGATCGAACAACTGCGGTGA
- a CDS encoding helix-turn-helix domain-containing protein: MARFRTLTQQRTDLEKEWERVATAPNSTAHAPNTLLRTEVAQSWRRSLSTVDPGCTGAPGLDDIAERWARSPLRAPVTELAATLDDVAVDAGYLTAVTDETGAILWSGGDRAVRRRAEQVNFAPGGCWDEAHMGTNAVSMSLVTDAPSTVFCAEHLVAALHGWVCYSAPIHAPDGRQIGALDLSSSWDRSHPLVMSSVRALATAVETMLRSAQPPPAPGLRLQCLGDARLTRDGVTIALRPRQLEILTLLALEPDGFTPEQLHAALYGDRPVTVATLKAEVSHLRRATGGQIGNRRYLLTGPISCDAVDLLAAIAAGDTTSAVWLYRGALLPGSDTPGIAQWRAHLEVGVRNAVLAGDRADHAIAFGERVPADIEVHEHALRLLPAGDVRRAVVTARLHTALRA; the protein is encoded by the coding sequence GTGGCACGGTTTCGTACCCTGACCCAGCAGCGGACCGATCTCGAGAAGGAATGGGAACGGGTCGCGACCGCACCGAATAGCACCGCGCACGCCCCGAACACCCTGCTACGCACCGAGGTCGCGCAATCCTGGCGGCGTTCGCTGAGCACGGTCGACCCCGGCTGCACCGGCGCACCCGGCCTCGACGACATCGCCGAGCGCTGGGCGCGATCACCGCTACGGGCGCCGGTCACCGAGCTGGCCGCAACGCTCGACGACGTCGCGGTGGACGCCGGCTACCTCACCGCGGTCACCGACGAAACCGGCGCGATCCTGTGGTCCGGCGGCGACCGCGCCGTGCGCAGGCGCGCCGAGCAGGTCAATTTCGCGCCCGGGGGCTGCTGGGACGAAGCCCATATGGGCACCAATGCCGTGTCGATGTCGTTGGTGACCGACGCCCCGAGCACGGTGTTCTGCGCCGAACATCTGGTGGCCGCCCTGCACGGATGGGTGTGCTACTCCGCCCCGATCCACGCACCCGACGGCAGGCAGATCGGTGCGCTGGATCTGTCCAGTTCCTGGGATCGGTCCCATCCGCTGGTCATGTCCTCGGTGCGGGCGCTGGCCACCGCGGTGGAGACCATGCTACGCAGCGCGCAGCCTCCACCCGCCCCGGGACTGCGGCTGCAATGCCTGGGCGATGCCCGGCTGACCCGCGACGGTGTCACCATCGCGCTGCGGCCACGTCAGCTGGAAATCCTCACCCTGCTCGCCCTCGAACCCGACGGCTTCACTCCCGAGCAGCTGCACGCCGCCCTCTACGGCGATCGCCCCGTCACCGTCGCCACCCTCAAGGCCGAGGTCTCGCATCTGCGCCGGGCCACCGGCGGGCAGATCGGCAACCGCCGCTATCTGCTCACCGGCCCGATCTCCTGCGATGCGGTAGACCTGCTGGCCGCCATCGCCGCCGGCGACACCACCTCCGCGGTGTGGCTGTATCGCGGTGCGCTGCTGCCGGGTTCGGATACGCCCGGCATCGCGCAGTGGCGCGCCCACCTCGAGGTCGGCGTGCGCAATGCCGTGCTCGCCGGCGACCGCGCCGATCACGCCATCGCCTTCGGTGAGCGCGTGCCCGCCGACATCGAGGTCCACGAGCATGCGCTCCGACTGCTGCCGGCCGGTGATGTGCGGCGCGCGGTGGTCACGGCGCGGCTGCATACCGCCCTGCGCGCCTGA
- a CDS encoding NUDIX domain-containing protein, producing the protein MPTRIEDLATEAERDGVQQLVVGAIVEHADRVLLLRRPGDDFMGGIWELPSGKVEPGESVERALEREVEEETGLRVAGIGRYIDSFDYRSGSGKRSRQFNFAVECVAPEPIKLTEHDAYTWTALTDEPPVTEAVKQTLARYRQPEAMWDHPDGA; encoded by the coding sequence ATGCCGACCCGTATCGAAGACCTCGCGACCGAAGCAGAACGCGACGGAGTCCAGCAGCTCGTCGTGGGTGCAATAGTCGAACATGCCGATCGGGTCCTGCTACTGCGCCGCCCCGGCGACGACTTCATGGGCGGCATATGGGAACTACCGAGCGGCAAGGTCGAACCGGGGGAGAGTGTCGAGCGGGCTCTAGAGCGTGAGGTCGAGGAAGAGACAGGGCTCCGTGTCGCCGGAATCGGCCGCTATATCGATAGCTTCGACTATCGCTCCGGTAGCGGGAAACGCAGCCGTCAGTTCAATTTCGCCGTCGAGTGCGTCGCTCCTGAACCGATCAAGCTCACTGAGCATGACGCCTACACATGGACCGCGCTCACCGACGAACCCCCGGTCACCGAAGCCGTGAAACAGACTCTCGCGCGCTATCGGCAGCCCGAGGCGATGTGGGATCACCCGGATGGCGCATAA
- a CDS encoding TetR/AcrR family transcriptional regulator — MSPARVYGGLTAEQRHDQRRARLIEAATLLLGTRGAAETTVTAVCAEAKLTSRYFYQHFSDRDALLRAVAVELETILRREVELAAPEDGAAPDEVARATVGAFVRMIADDPVMARILFIESAAEPVMRELRSEIMTRFTDLVLANARRYLHLAESTIAVAHLGSTLAVGGLFEVLRRWLDGELDFDAEQIIEHSAGLFGFLAAYVSVVQPD; from the coding sequence GTGAGTCCAGCGCGCGTCTACGGGGGCCTGACCGCCGAGCAGCGACACGATCAGCGTCGCGCTCGGCTGATCGAGGCCGCCACCCTCCTGCTGGGCACCCGCGGCGCCGCCGAGACCACCGTCACCGCCGTTTGCGCGGAGGCCAAGCTGACCTCGCGGTACTTCTACCAGCACTTCAGCGACCGGGACGCGCTGCTGCGGGCGGTGGCGGTCGAGCTGGAAACCATCCTGCGCCGCGAGGTGGAACTGGCCGCGCCCGAGGACGGCGCCGCCCCCGACGAGGTGGCCAGGGCGACGGTCGGCGCGTTCGTGCGGATGATCGCCGACGATCCGGTGATGGCGCGCATCCTGTTCATCGAATCCGCGGCCGAACCGGTGATGCGCGAGTTGCGCAGCGAGATCATGACCCGGTTCACCGATCTGGTACTGGCCAACGCGCGGCGCTATCTGCATCTGGCCGAATCCACCATCGCGGTGGCGCATCTGGGCTCGACGCTGGCCGTCGGCGGCCTGTTCGAGGTGCTGCGGCGCTGGCTCGACGGTGAACTCGACTTCGACGCCGAGCAGATCATCGAGCACAGCGCGGGCCTGTTCGGCTTCCTCGCCGCCTATGTGAGCGTCGTCCAGCCGGATTAA
- a CDS encoding class I SAM-dependent methyltransferase: MSGDPYWNHNTHYHPWLVAQVPGSARTALDVGCGDGLLASKLSARCESVLGIDVDGEIIADGTTPANVRLTQGDFRELDQTFDVVTAVATLHHVPLIEGLTALRDLVAPGGTLAVVGLWKMSVRADAGYLPLIPAIWAIDKWHGGSRGPGFTCRDPEDTLPEIRSAAAELLPGAQIRRRLMWRYTLLWHKPA, from the coding sequence GTGAGCGGCGATCCCTACTGGAATCACAACACGCACTATCACCCGTGGCTGGTCGCGCAGGTTCCCGGATCCGCGCGCACGGCACTCGATGTCGGGTGCGGCGACGGGTTGCTGGCGTCGAAGCTCAGCGCTCGGTGTGAGTCGGTGCTCGGCATCGACGTGGACGGCGAGATCATCGCCGACGGCACCACTCCGGCGAATGTTCGTCTTACACAGGGGGATTTCCGGGAGCTGGACCAGACGTTCGACGTGGTGACGGCGGTGGCGACACTGCATCACGTTCCACTGATCGAAGGTCTGACGGCGTTGCGCGATCTGGTCGCGCCCGGCGGCACGCTGGCCGTGGTCGGGCTCTGGAAGATGAGCGTCCGCGCCGATGCCGGATACCTTCCGCTGATACCCGCGATCTGGGCGATCGACAAGTGGCACGGAGGTAGCCGGGGTCCGGGCTTCACCTGCCGAGATCCCGAGGACACCCTGCCCGAGATCCGTTCAGCCGCCGCCGAATTGCTGCCGGGCGCGCAGATCCGGCGCAGGCTGATGTGGCGCTACACCCTGCTGTGGCACAAGCCCGCCTGA